GCGGCGTATGCGGGAACATATCGACCAGAACCGTCCCCTCGACTTGGTAGGCCTTCTTTAAGTGGTTCTCGTAGTCGAGCTTGAACGCCCTGGGATTGCAGGAGACGTAAACGACCCTCTCAACGCCGCTCCTCACCAGCAACTCCCCAGCTTCCCTTAACCCCTTCCTCGGCGGATCAACTACCACCGTGTCGTAATCGCCGATCGACGTTTCCTCGGCCCGACCAACTTTAAAGACGGCATCAACACCGTTAAGCTCGGCGTTTCTGTTGGCCATCTTCACCGCGAAGGGGTTGAGCTCGACTCCCTCAACGGCAAAGCCCTTTCTCGCCAGCCAGACGCCGAAGGTTCCGACGCCGGAGTAGAGGTCAAGGACCTTTTCGCCATCGGTGAAGCCCTCAACGGCCCTCAGAAGAAGCTCCAGGGCGTAGCTGTTCGTCTGGAAGAATGAATTCGGATGGATGAGGTAAGTTACATCTCCAATCCTCTCTCGTATGAATGGTCCCCCATCGAGAAGCTCGGGCTCTCCCCTCGGGTCGTCCCTCTCATTGGCCTTGAGGCTCCAGTAGAGGGAATCCGTGAAGGAGAAGTAGTCCCTGAAGGCCTCGGCAGCCTCTTTCGAGGGTTTCTTATGAGCTATGAGGTTCACCATCACATCACCTGTGAACTTGCCCTCTCTGACTTGGAGGTAGTGAATGTCCCCGGCTTTCTTTTTCAGGTCCCAGGGCCTTAGGCCGCTCTCCCTGAGGAAACTTCTGAGGGCATTCAGATACTCGCGTGTCTTCTTCGAGAAAACCGGGCACTCGTAAAGATCAACGACGCTGAGCGGGTTCCCGTACTCCTTGAGGCCAATTCCATCGGTTGTAACGATGAAGTTGCTCACGTTCCGAAAGTCCCAGATTTTGAGTGAGCCCTTAATCGGAGCGCTTACCCCCGTTATCCGCTCGAAGAGCTCCCCCTTAAGCCTCAGTTGCTCCCTGTACTTCAACCCCTGCCAGAGGCAACCGCCGCATCTCCCAAAGTGGGAACATCTCGCCCTCTCCCTGAGTGGTGAGGGTTCGATGAGCTCAAGATCCTTTGCAAGAAGTCTGCCGAAGCGCCTTTTGGTTTTTCCAGCTTTTACCTCGTCGCCGGGATATGAGAACGGCACGTAGATCAGCTTGCCACCCGTTTCCAGTATTCCCAGACCGTCGTCGCTCAGGCTGGTTATCCTCCCTTGTATCATGGAGCCCACTTGGATTTTATGGCTTAAGAACGTTCTTCCCAGATGGCATCGGAAAGGAAAAAGAATGGAGCGTCAGAATTTCCTGTGATAGAACTCCGCTAGCCTTTTGACACCCTCCAGTATCTCTTCCTCGCTCGGCCGTGAGAAGTTGAGGCGGAGTGCGTTTCCTCCGCTCTCGTCGGTGTAGAAAGGTTTTCCCGGAACCGTAACAACTCCGGTTTCCTCCATGAGCTCCGAGGCAAAGGCCATTCCATCGGCCCCCTCAGGCAGGAAGAGCATCACGAACATTCCCGCTATCGGCCGTGTGAATTCTGCCTCCGGGAGGCCCTCTTCGAGGGCTTTAAGCATTGAGTCCCTTTTTCTCTTGTATCCGGGCAGTGCCCTTTTGAGGTGGTATTCCTCGAAGTAGCCGCGCCTGATGTACTCCAGGGCTATGTACTGAGAAATGGTGGGGGCACAGAAGTCTATAGGGGACTTCTCCATGAGAACCTTCTTTCCTATGGCACCCCCAGCTATGAGCCAGCCGATCCTGAAGCCCGTTCCCATGACCTTGCTCAACGTCCCGACCACGATGACCCTTCCGGCGCCGTCCATGGCCTTCAGAGGCCTAGTTTTTCCCTCATAGCGCATGAAGTTGTATGCCGAGTCCTCCACTATGAGGAGGTCGTGCTCCTCCGCCACATCCAGCAGGGCCTTTCTCCGCTCCATGCTCATGGTTATCCCCATGGGGTTCTGCCCTGTTGGAATGGTGTAGATGAACTTAACCTTCTCCCCCCTGCTTTCAAGCTCCCTAAGTTTCTCTTCGAGGAGGTCTATCCTCATGCCCTCTCCGTCCATTGGGATTCCCACTATCCTCGCTCCGAGTTGCTCGAAGGCCAGTAGGCTGTTGATGTAGCTCGGGTTCTCGGTTATGACTATGTCGCCGGGGTCTATGAGAACCCTTCCCAGGAGGTCTATCGCCCCGGTTCCACCCACAGTAATGATTATCTCTGACGGATCCACCGTGTAGCCCTCGTATTTTTTGAGGAACCCTGAGAGCTCTTCCCTCAGCTCAGGGATGCCGTTTGCGGGGGTGTACATGACAGACTGGGGAACTTCCTCAAGGACTTCCCTGGCGAGCTCGCCGAGGACTTTTCGGGGTATGAGACTGGGGTCCGGGTCGCCCGCCGAGAGGCTTATGAGCTTTCTCCCCTTGGCCCTGAGCTCCGCGGCCTTTTTCATGACCTCTGCCAGTGCGGAACCCCTAATCCAGTTGGCCCTTCCGGCCAGAAACTTTATCTGCTCCATATCCATCACCCAACACGGACAGTAGCATTTAGATTTACGTCGAAATGATATATAAGGGTATTCGGGTGATGGGAAATGAAGCCGAAGGTCTTAATCACGCGCGCCATTCCCGAGAGCGGCATCGAGATGCTGGAGGAGCACTTTGAGGTCGAGGTCTGGGAGGAGGAACACGAGATTCCGAGGGAGGTTCTGCTTAAGAAGGTTCGAGACGTGGACGCTCTGGTTTCTATGCTCAGTGAGAGGGTTGATGGTGAGCTGTTCGATGCAGCACCGAGGTTGAAAATAGTCGCCAACTACGCCGTCGGCTACGACAACATAGACGTTGAGGAGGCAACCAAGCGCGGGATCTACGTCACCAACACCCCGGACGTTCTTACCAACGCCACGGCGGACTTCGCGTGGACCCTCCTATTGGCGACTGCGAGGCGCCTAGTTGAGGCGGACAGATTTACCCGCTCCGGCGAGTGGAAGAGGCGCGGTGTTGCCTGGCACCCGCTCATGTTCCTCGGTTACGATGTTTATGGCAAGACGATTGGGGTCATCGGCTTCGGGAGAATCGGCCAGGCTGTGGCGAGGCGCGCCAAGGGCTTTGGGATGAGGATTCTCTACAACTCGCGCACGAGGAAGCCCGAGGCCGAGAAAGAACTCGGCGCTGAATTCAAGCCTCTCGACGAGCTCCTTAGGGAGAGCGACTTCGTGGTTCTGGCCGTTCCACTGACGAAGGAGACATACCACATGATAAACGAGGAGAGGCTTAAACTCATGAAGCCCACCGCGGTACTCGTGAACATCGCGCGCGGAAAGGTCGTCGATACGGAGGCGCTCGTCAGGGCACTCAAGGAGGGCTGGATCGCTGGCGCAGGTCTGGATGTCTACGAGGAGGAGCCATACTACAACGAGGAGCTCTTCAGTCTGGACAACGTTGTTTTGGCCCCCCACCTCGGCAGTGCCACCCACGGCGCGAGGGAGGGAATGGCGGAGCTTGTGGCTAAAAACCTCATAGCCTTCAAGAACGGCGAGGTTCCGCCGACACTTGTAAATCGGGAGGTAGTGAAAGTTAGGGAGCCGGGGTTTGAGTGAAATCCGCCGGCGATGATGACGACACCCTCGTCTGACCCGTGATGAACTGGACCCGTGACTGAGCCTAAAGGAGATCCTTGAACCTCTTCGCGTCCCTGCACATGTTCGAGTTGTTAAAGAAGACGAAGCTCTCCGAGCGGTTCCAGCCGAGAACCCTCTCCTTCACCTTTTCGAGCTCCTCGTCGCTGTAGGAGTGCCTGTATATTATCCGCCCGTTCTCGTAGCGGCCGTGAAGCCTGTAATAGTTCGTCTCCACGCTGTGGAGCGGAATCCTCACGAGGGGGTCTGTAACGTCTATGACTCCAAACTCCCTCACGAAGCGCTTAACCCCCTCCTCGCTCCAGCCTCGAAGCTCAACCGCTATCTCAAAGTCTCCCCTCTCTGCCATCTCAAAGAAGCGCTCCGCGTTGGCGAAACTCTCCTCGCTCTCCCTGAAGCTCTTCGGCAGCTGGATCAGAATAAAGCGCGCCCCTAAAATTTCAGCCTCCCTCAGCGTCAAACGCCAGAAGTGGAGCACCTCGCTGTTGGGTCTTAACAGGCCTACATCCTTCCCCGGTTTCACGTTGCTCCTGCGCCACGTCGGGCTGTTCGGTGGGTGCGTCACACCCTGAAAGGCCTTGATGGCAAAGGTGAATCTCTTGGGAGCCTCCTTCCGCCAGCGTCCGAGCGTCTTCTCCTGAAGTACCCGGTAGAAGGTCTGCTGCACCTCTATGGCATCGAAGTCGCGGTAGTACTTTGCGTGGCTCTCGCAGAAGCCGCAGGTCCCGACGTGGATCATCCTCACCACCGAACTAATTTCCTCCAAAAGCCTAAATACTTTCGGGGCCAATTCCAACCCATGAAGTCACCCGAGCGGATCCTCCTTGTCACCGGCAGGCTCGCTGAGCCACTCGTGAGGAAGTACGGGAAAGGCTGCAACGTCTTCGTCACGCCGGTGAGCGTCGCGGCATTCCTTACTCCAGAGATGATAGTCCGCTACCTGAAAAAGGCTAAAGTCAGAAGTGGTGACTATGACCTGATTCTAATCCCGGGCCTCGTCCGCGGTTCTGCCGGGCTCATCGAGGATGAGATAGGGATTCCAACGTTCAAGGGGCCGAGGAACGCGATGGACATCCCCCAGACGCTTAAAGCCCTGGGCGAGGGCTTCAAGCTCAGCAAAGAACTCCCGGCTGACGAGCTCTTCTCCGTTGATGCCCTAAAGCGCGTCGAGGATATCAGGAATAAGACCAGAAACCGGCGCTACATCGAGAAGGCCCTCAAGAAGCCGTGGAACGTCCTCATCGGAAACCTTCCCGCGGGAAGGGACTTCCCGGCGAGGATTCTGGGAGAGGTGGTGGATGCCCCACGGCTTGGGGTTGAAAAGAGCGTTGAGAAGGCCCTCTACTACCTCCGCGAGGGTGCCGATATAATCGACATCGGCATGACCGCCGGGGAGACCAACCCCGACTTCATCGAATTGCTTCCTGAAATCCGTGAGAGGCTTGAGGAGAACGGCTTTGACGTCCCGATAAGCTTCGACTCGCTCAACACTGCTGAAATCGAGAAGGCGCTCGACTACGCTGACCTCTTCCTGAGCGTTGACGAGGGGAACCTTGAGGAGCTCGTAACGGAGAAGCCCGTCGTTTTAATCCCCACGAACCAGCGGGAGGGCTTCTTTCCCACCAGACCTGCTGAGCGTGTGGAATTTCTTGAGAGACTGAAGGAGAGAGCCATCGACCTCGGATACAGAACGGTAATCCCCGACCTGATTTTGGAGCACGTTCCCCATCTGGCGCGCTCCATCACCGCCTTCCAGCTCTACCGCGAGAGGAATCCGGACGACGTTCTTCTAGCTGGAGTCGGCAACGTAGTCGAGCTCTACGACGCGGACAGCGTTGGGATGAACGCTTTACTAGCAGGAATAGCGAAGGAGCTCTCGATAAACCTCCTCCTTACGACCGAGACGAGCGCTAAAGCCAAGGGCTCCGTGAGGGAGCTGAAACGGGCTGTTGACATGAACCTCTTCGAGATGCCAAAGGATTTGGGCTTCGACCTGCTCCTTCTGAAGGAAAAAAGAACCGCGGACTGGCGGTTTGAACCCGCCAAGGCGATAGTTGCGGCCGAGGAAAAACCTGTGGAGCTTGAGCCCCTCTATTTCCGGATTTGGGTCGAGCACGGGAAGATCTGGGTCAATGCCCACCGCGGGACGGAGGCAGTTCTCACGGTAGTCGGTGAGGAGCCGAATGCAATAATCGATACCCTCCTTGAGCGCTTTGAGATAAGCCCGAGGCACGCCTTCTATCTCGGACGGGAGCTGGAGAGGGCTAAAACGGCGCTGAAGCTCAGGAGGAGCTACGTCCAGGAGGTCGAGCTTTTCAAGGATTTCTACCTCTGGGGTAACCTTTAACTCCTGAACGCACAACTCCCAATGATGCCTATGCTGAGGGGAGTCTTTGTTCCGCACGTTACGCCCTTCGACGAAAGAGAGGATGTAAACTGGGAGCTCCTGAGGGAGCTGGTTCACCGCTTCGAGGATGCCGGCCTCAACGGCCTCGTGACTCTTGGCAGCAACGGCGAGTTTCCGTACCTGAGCTTCGAGGAGAAGCTTGAGGTCGTCGGAATAGTCCGCGAGGAAAGTTCTCTCCCGGTGATAGCCGGCGCCACCGAGAACTCGACGAGAGAAACCATACGCCTCGGAAAGGCCCTCCTTGACCTCGGCGTTGATGCCCTTCTCGTCGGCCCGCCGTACTACTTCAAACCGTCTCCGGTGGAGCTTTACGAACACTACTCCCGGATAGCGGATTCTCTGGATGGCCGCATAATCCTCTACAACGTCCCCAAGTTCACCGGAATTAACGTTCCGCTGGACGTTATCGAGAGGCTTGTCGGGGAGCACTCGAACGTAATCGGCATTAAGGACTCAAGCGCGAACATGGGGAGGATAACCGAGCTCCTGAGGCGCATGGAGGATAAGTTCACCGTCCTTGCTGGAACGGCTGACGTCATGTATCCTTCGTGGCTATTGGGAGCCCACGGCGCAGTAGTGGCCGTTGCCAACGTCGTTCCGGAGCTCTGCGCCGAACTCTACCGGGCATTTCTCGGGGGAGATCAGGAGAGAGCAGGGGAGCTCCAGCTCAAGATAAACCTCGTCAACGAGGTCATCGTGAAGAGATACAGCCAGATAAGTGCCATAAAAGCGGCCATGAAGCTTAGGGGCTGGAAGGTCGGAAGGCCGAGGCTTCCCTCCATGCCCCTGCAAAAAGATGCCGTCGAGGATATAAGAAAGACCCTCACGGAAGTGGGGGCGCTCTGATTTTTACTCCAAGTTTTCAAAGATAGGTGGCTTTGGCTTCCTGAATCTGGCGTCGAGCTCGGCCCTCCTTTCGCTGACCCTTTCCAAGAGCTCGCTCACCTTTTTGTTCTCCGGATGCTTCCTCCTCAGGCTCACGAGAATGCCCTCCGCGAAGCCGAGGAGGGATACCTCTATGAACTCGCTCCCCTTCTTGCTCTCAAGTCCTTCGTTCAGCCTCACGAACGAGTCTATCCTCTCGACAAGTGTGGTCTCATTCAGCTCCTCGCAGAGGGCTCTGAGCTCTTCAATCTCTTGGACCTTCACACCGGCACCCCCTTCAGATCCTTAGGCCGAAGAATTCAAGGGCGTTTCCCTCGGTTATCCCCTCAACTTCCTCAAAGTCAACCCCTTTAAGCTTTGCCACCTCCTCGATGACCACCCTGACGTTGCACGGGGTGTTCCTCTGCCCCTTCACCGGGCTCATGTACGGCGCGTCCGTCTCTGCCAGTACGTTTTCAATTTCAAGTGCCTCAGCGGCGGTCTTCACCTCGGGGATGAAGACTATTCCGGTGTTTATCCCGATGAGATGCCCGTTCTCGGCTATCTCCTTCGCCAGCTCAACGCTTCCGGAGAACGAGTGGAAGTACGCCCTAGCACCTATCCTCTGGACGAGCTCAAAGGCCTCCCGCTCGGCCTCCCTCGCGTGTATCACGACGGGCAGGTCGAGTTCGAGGGCAAGCTCTAAGAAGTGCCTGAATATTGCCCTCTGGTTCTCCCTCTGCCTCTCGTTCTCGGCGTAGTGATAGTCGAGGCCTATCTCCCCGACGGCGACTATCTCCTCCGAGTGCTCGCGGATGAAGTTCTCGACCTTCTCCACCTTCTCCCAGTTGCCCCTTCTCGCTTCGTTGGGATGGTAGCCAAGCGTTGGGATTACGAATCCGAAATACGGTTTCAGAAGTTCCCAGCTCTTCCAGACGTGGGCTTTACGGTACTCGGTTATCGAGTCAATTACTGCCTTCAGCTCCTCTCTGCATTCC
This window of the Thermococcus thermotolerans genome carries:
- the rlmD gene encoding 23S rRNA (uracil(1939)-C(5))-methyltransferase RlmD — encoded protein: MIQGRITSLSDDGLGILETGGKLIYVPFSYPGDEVKAGKTKRRFGRLLAKDLELIEPSPLRERARCSHFGRCGGCLWQGLKYREQLRLKGELFERITGVSAPIKGSLKIWDFRNVSNFIVTTDGIGLKEYGNPLSVVDLYECPVFSKKTREYLNALRSFLRESGLRPWDLKKKAGDIHYLQVREGKFTGDVMVNLIAHKKPSKEAAEAFRDYFSFTDSLYWSLKANERDDPRGEPELLDGGPFIRERIGDVTYLIHPNSFFQTNSYALELLLRAVEGFTDGEKVLDLYSGVGTFGVWLARKGFAVEGVELNPFAVKMANRNAELNGVDAVFKVGRAEETSIGDYDTVVVDPPRKGLREAGELLVRSGVERVVYVSCNPRAFKLDYENHLKKAYQVEGTVLVDMFPHTPHVEAVVELVRKG
- a CDS encoding aminotransferase-like domain-containing protein, yielding MDMEQIKFLAGRANWIRGSALAEVMKKAAELRAKGRKLISLSAGDPDPSLIPRKVLGELAREVLEEVPQSVMYTPANGIPELREELSGFLKKYEGYTVDPSEIIITVGGTGAIDLLGRVLIDPGDIVITENPSYINSLLAFEQLGARIVGIPMDGEGMRIDLLEEKLRELESRGEKVKFIYTIPTGQNPMGITMSMERRKALLDVAEEHDLLIVEDSAYNFMRYEGKTRPLKAMDGAGRVIVVGTLSKVMGTGFRIGWLIAGGAIGKKVLMEKSPIDFCAPTISQYIALEYIRRGYFEEYHLKRALPGYKRKRDSMLKALEEGLPEAEFTRPIAGMFVMLFLPEGADGMAFASELMEETGVVTVPGKPFYTDESGGNALRLNFSRPSEEEILEGVKRLAEFYHRKF
- the gyaR gene encoding glyoxylate reductase — translated: MKPKVLITRAIPESGIEMLEEHFEVEVWEEEHEIPREVLLKKVRDVDALVSMLSERVDGELFDAAPRLKIVANYAVGYDNIDVEEATKRGIYVTNTPDVLTNATADFAWTLLLATARRLVEADRFTRSGEWKRRGVAWHPLMFLGYDVYGKTIGVIGFGRIGQAVARRAKGFGMRILYNSRTRKPEAEKELGAEFKPLDELLRESDFVVLAVPLTKETYHMINEERLKLMKPTAVLVNIARGKVVDTEALVRALKEGWIAGAGLDVYEEEPYYNEELFSLDNVVLAPHLGSATHGAREGMAELVAKNLIAFKNGEVPPTLVNREVVKVREPGFE
- a CDS encoding DUF72 domain-containing protein, with product MIHVGTCGFCESHAKYYRDFDAIEVQQTFYRVLQEKTLGRWRKEAPKRFTFAIKAFQGVTHPPNSPTWRRSNVKPGKDVGLLRPNSEVLHFWRLTLREAEILGARFILIQLPKSFRESEESFANAERFFEMAERGDFEIAVELRGWSEEGVKRFVREFGVIDVTDPLVRIPLHSVETNYYRLHGRYENGRIIYRHSYSDEELEKVKERVLGWNRSESFVFFNNSNMCRDAKRFKDLL
- a CDS encoding dihydropteroate synthase-like protein; amino-acid sequence: MKSPERILLVTGRLAEPLVRKYGKGCNVFVTPVSVAAFLTPEMIVRYLKKAKVRSGDYDLILIPGLVRGSAGLIEDEIGIPTFKGPRNAMDIPQTLKALGEGFKLSKELPADELFSVDALKRVEDIRNKTRNRRYIEKALKKPWNVLIGNLPAGRDFPARILGEVVDAPRLGVEKSVEKALYYLREGADIIDIGMTAGETNPDFIELLPEIRERLEENGFDVPISFDSLNTAEIEKALDYADLFLSVDEGNLEELVTEKPVVLIPTNQREGFFPTRPAERVEFLERLKERAIDLGYRTVIPDLILEHVPHLARSITAFQLYRERNPDDVLLAGVGNVVELYDADSVGMNALLAGIAKELSINLLLTTETSAKAKGSVRELKRAVDMNLFEMPKDLGFDLLLLKEKRTADWRFEPAKAIVAAEEKPVELEPLYFRIWVEHGKIWVNAHRGTEAVLTVVGEEPNAIIDTLLERFEISPRHAFYLGRELERAKTALKLRRSYVQEVELFKDFYLWGNL
- the dapA gene encoding 4-hydroxy-tetrahydrodipicolinate synthase, whose translation is MPMLRGVFVPHVTPFDEREDVNWELLRELVHRFEDAGLNGLVTLGSNGEFPYLSFEEKLEVVGIVREESSLPVIAGATENSTRETIRLGKALLDLGVDALLVGPPYYFKPSPVELYEHYSRIADSLDGRIILYNVPKFTGINVPLDVIERLVGEHSNVIGIKDSSANMGRITELLRRMEDKFTVLAGTADVMYPSWLLGAHGAVVAVANVVPELCAELYRAFLGGDQERAGELQLKINLVNEVIVKRYSQISAIKAAMKLRGWKVGRPRLPSMPLQKDAVEDIRKTLTEVGAL
- a CDS encoding DUF3216 domain-containing protein encodes the protein MKVQEIEELRALCEELNETTLVERIDSFVRLNEGLESKKGSEFIEVSLLGFAEGILVSLRRKHPENKKVSELLERVSERRAELDARFRKPKPPIFENLE
- a CDS encoding YchF/TatD family DNA exonuclease; this translates as MIDAHAHFEFYKRDAPRMIEECREELKAVIDSITEYRKAHVWKSWELLKPYFGFVIPTLGYHPNEARRGNWEKVEKVENFIREHSEEIVAVGEIGLDYHYAENERQRENQRAIFRHFLELALELDLPVVIHAREAEREAFELVQRIGARAYFHSFSGSVELAKEIAENGHLIGINTGIVFIPEVKTAAEALEIENVLAETDAPYMSPVKGQRNTPCNVRVVIEEVAKLKGVDFEEVEGITEGNALEFFGLRI